One stretch of Desulfatibacillum aliphaticivorans DSM 15576 DNA includes these proteins:
- the rsmG gene encoding 16S rRNA (guanine(527)-N(7))-methyltransferase RsmG, protein MTLIKPGDSQWKDLLSQGAKALGQAPDENALEKCAAFARLLAQANNRVNLSSIRDPRDMAVKHFADSLALIPYIPEGAKVADIGSGAGFPGLVLAIFRPDLQLTSIETIRKKANFQRHAALELGLSNVKIYNIRAENWKTEGDKGLLFDAVVCRALSDLSAILSWARPMLAPKGQIIAMKGPKGAQELEELDQSCLNDPPLKARVAEYSLPIEKAKRSLVIFS, encoded by the coding sequence ATGACGCTCATCAAACCCGGAGACTCCCAATGGAAGGACCTGCTTTCCCAAGGCGCCAAAGCCCTGGGCCAGGCCCCGGATGAAAACGCCCTGGAAAAATGCGCCGCCTTCGCCCGCCTTTTGGCCCAAGCCAACAACCGGGTGAACCTGAGCTCCATCAGGGACCCGCGGGACATGGCCGTCAAGCATTTTGCCGATTCCCTGGCGCTTATTCCCTACATTCCTGAAGGCGCAAAAGTCGCCGATATCGGATCGGGCGCCGGATTTCCCGGACTGGTGCTGGCCATCTTCAGGCCGGACCTCCAACTGACGTCCATTGAAACCATCCGGAAAAAAGCCAATTTTCAAAGGCACGCAGCCCTGGAACTGGGACTCTCCAACGTGAAGATATACAATATCCGTGCCGAAAACTGGAAAACAGAGGGGGATAAAGGCCTTCTTTTTGACGCCGTGGTATGCCGGGCCCTGTCCGATCTTTCGGCCATCTTGAGCTGGGCCCGTCCCATGCTGGCGCCCAAAGGACAAATCATCGCCATGAAAGGCCCCAAAGGCGCCCAGGAACTTGAGGAACTGGATCAATCCTGTCTGAACGACCCGCCCCTGAAAGCCAGGGTGGCGGAATACTCCCTGCCCATCGAAAAAGCCAAACGCAGCCTGGTTATTTTTTCCTGA